A segment of the Necator americanus strain Aroian chromosome IV, whole genome shotgun sequence genome:
caaagTTGTGGTTGGTTCAGGTATTAGTCCTTTCTTATTACCGactcttctttttgcttatagCATGCTCCATTCCAAGTTTTCTTGTATATCCTTCAGATAGTAGTTTTTGTAGGAGACCCACTGCGAGGGATAGCCAAAAAGAAACCAAGTACTGTAAAACAGAGGCTCGCGGCCaagttgaaattgaaatgaacctCATCAGTTGCTCATTGGTTACAGATTTCACCGATAAAGTCCGGGTCAAGGTTGATACTCCCATAGGCTAACTTCTCATCTTTCATCACTGTTGCCATAATTTACCTCCTCttcttgtttgatttttttttaatttttgtaaggGAATTATcagttttttaaattattattatcattgtcTTCGTTAGTTATGCACTAGATGAGCTCGAACATGTAATGTTCTTAAAGAAGCACTTGTAAATGTTATTAATAACATACTGTTAATAAAACTTTCTAGGTTAGTAAATTCACTGGGACAGGGGCTTCCGGAGCCCTCCGTGTTCGTTTCCTGTTGCAAATGAAACggtgaaaaaagcaaagtatGTGAAAGCTCGGATTTTGTGCAAGATTGTTGCAGGTGTGGCAAGTTTGAAGTTGCGGCAGTTTGTGTAGCAATCTTCTTCGGTTTTACTTTACCGATCCTAATTTTACTTCCCGAACCTGATTTAAAATCCTAAATTCTATGCAACAATCTAAGATGCGTTTGGGTACTAAAAACAGCTGACTGATGTGTTCATTCCACTTAAAATATCCCTGTTGAAGAGGAAGGAGGTAGTACTCGTCGAAATGTTTGCTACGACATGCCATTTATGAAGGAACAAAGAATGGGAGCCCATGCTACGTTATTGTGGGGATTTCTTATTCCGCAAGATGTGTCAGTATATATCTGACTGTGTTTCCAGAGTTGGTAAGTTGGTTGGGATGTTCGTGCGTCGTGATCTATATCGGATCTATACTTTGAGCGAGTGCACTTTCTCTTTGAAAGTACTTCGACTGGTCTCTTTATGAGAGATCCATAAACTGCAGCCCAATTCTGCATTCTCGACGAAATGATTGATTCAGGATGGGCGATTATACTCACCAGACGATGTGGAAACTTCGCACTTCATATGCTTCCTAAACAATTAGCACTTACAGTCATCTTGTTTTATCGGCCAAACGCATTAATACAGTCGTGTCTGAACGATCtcaagctcggtgcagttgcgcaagagGTTACTCTGGAAACGGCGCGTTAGAATCGAAGTGAGCTTCAGTCGGACTGCAGGGACTAGTGGTGCTAGTGAGGTTCTCCCCTCGACGCTAACTGTTACGCTCCACCTGCTTCAGAACATATTGATCCGACAATACCTCGGACTCCGAACGGCAGGCCGATAATCGATAATCCATCAATAGCACTGAACGGTTATTGTAATCATAGGACACAATTTGTAAGAGTTCATCGGCGCTTTGTCAACAAAGTTTGATGAAAGATGACTGGCaatatctttcttctttattgtAGATTTATTATCAGCACATTGTCTATCGGTACTAGTACACTATGCAAAATTCTAAATTACGACTTAGACAATAAATGTTCTGTAAGATGAAGGCGTAATGGCAAGTGAATCGCTAAAGCGAGATAGCAGGACGAACAGGAGCAACAGAGAAGACACAATGATGTCATCGAAAAATTCTGAGATCAAGCATGATTTCCGAAAGGCCAAGAAATAATGTGCAAGGGAAAAGTGGAACGAAAGTGGAGATTTTTATGAGAGATTGGAAAAACCACCTCTGCTttggttttctttgcagcagcAATGGCAATTACTTTTCCAATATCATTAAATGTGACCTGTAGGTCGTTCGTTGTCCAAACTAGACAACTGGTCCGTCTTAAAAGCGAAGCAGCTGGGTAGGCCATAATGAACTCGAGAATAAATTTCTTGTAATGGAGATCAGTTGCCCTCAAATGAGAAACCTGAAGAGAAGTACCGTCAGTTTCGGACGTGTTGTGTGTGCATGAAGTATAATATtctcaaaacgatatgaagcgcgctgcaattgcgtacgcggcttctctcgaggaggtggagcgtagtggaaGCATTTCTAGCACCAGAAGTCGCTACAGTTTGTGATGTCCCACtccggttccaactgctgcctccaccgcacaattcgagtgcgtacgcaaatgcaacgtggttcatgtcgctttgacccgctTTGGTCCGCCTCCCTGGTCGATGTGTGCGATTTATCCACAATAGGATGGCGCCGACGAACTGCCCGgagctgttttctttctttctggtgGTTTCTATCTCGTTTATTTGGTATATTAGTGTAAAAATAGGATCACAAAGTCTCAAAGAAGTCTTCATTGTTAGCTTTATCGTTTGCCCCTTTGCTCTTAGACCTCCACGATCTTAGTTCCTGGATATTTTACTTCAGATACATTCTTTAATGTAGTTGTGAAATTTGCATATTCAATAGTTATGATTCTAAGAGAGTCCTTTTTCGTTAGTTCAATAGTTTCTTTTGCCATCGCAGCATTATCGCAAAGAATTTGCTTCGTAGGAATTGagtttctgcttttttgatACTTAATGAATAGCATTATTGTGGCCGGATATTTGGATTTCGTTAGGATTACAGTTTTTAGAAAAGCTAAGCATGGATAGTTacacagaaaagagaaaggaacGTAATCATCAGgaatcaaaatttaaaggcgctatagcaaaaaaaaaacagtgaaccAACGAACAAGGACTTTAATAGGACTACGCAACCCTAGTAATGTCCaagcacagaaaaaagatgaaaggctACCAAGAAGCGGGGAAAAAAAGCTTCGAGGAGTTTGGTGGCACTATCTTTCATTTGATTACTGTTACATCTACCAGCGGGGCAAACTGGTGCTTGCCGCGATCGAGGTGGTAACGCATCGCGCACACTCAGCACGACGTCTACTGTGCAATGGGGAGAAGTGGAATACAACTGCTTTGAGGGCATTTGGGGAGATTTATTGTCAGCACCGAATTCGTTCGAGCGGGAGAACGTGATGCGAATCCAATGGAGTGGGGAGAAAAAGGAGTTGACATGATAAGCAGGAAAAGAGATTGCGTTGCGGCAGACGCGGCGAGCAAACACAGTTCGGCGTCGACATGAATTAATTTGAACAATAGCTATACCTACTGAGAAATACTTCTCTGCAGTGAAGACTGCGTCTAAAAATATCTACTACCTCACTTCCCAACATTAGAGCGATTAGAACATCAAGCTGTATACACCTCAGGAAATTGCACTATCGCTGTAATTAAGGACCAAGTTCCGTCTTCGTGAAACAGACGACTATCCCACGTCCCCGAAGATGCCTGCAAACGTGCGTTTCAACTGCCCCATGGTGTCGTCGGCAAACGAGGTTTGTGACGTCACCGAAGGCTGCTCCTTCAGCTCTTTCCGTTCAATAACTTCTACCGGCTTTTTCTCTATATTCGGTGCATGCTGCATATTTTGCGACGGTATGCGGGCTTCCCGGTGTCGTGCCACATGTTCCATGGATGGACGTGACGGCAGTCGCGGAGGAGGTGCGAGCAATGCGCGTAACAAAGCGGCGGCGTTCCGACGATCGTCTTCTTGTGACTCACCGAACAGAGCTGAAACTGGTCACAACTTAGGTTCATGAGTTTTTAGTGTTACCAAGCTCACCAATGACGTCGTTGATGTCGTGAACGTACTCACGACCTTCTTTGGAGACGAGTATGTCTATGGAGCAGATCGACATCCGACCAACATGCTCGCAGATTGCATGCAGATACTGCTTATGCCTAGGAATACGAAGACTCATTGAAGCCTGTTGGGAATGTTGAATGTGTGCGCAATTGCTTAATCACAGCGCTTAACGTCTCAGGatcaagaattgaaaaaattataaaaaaatgaaaaaattggtCAGAAATAAAGAAGGATAGCTAAATTTCTCATTACTGAAGTGAATTCATCCAATATTTACCTATCAGTGGTATGGATCTGCTCTAGAACTGACGATCCCACATTACTCTTCCAGTTCTTCGAAATTCCTCGTCTCAAGAAAGTCTTTATATCGTTGCCTATTTTTTGGACATGTAAGTCGTATTTGAGTTCAACGTATGGTTCGACTTCTACCTGAAAAAATCAGCGCAGATTACaagtgagaaaaatgaatCATTCAAGAATAACCGAGAATTGATTCCTATCACGATTCCCCTTTTTTTCGGTGCTTTCGGGAAAAAGAATGTAGTGATATATTTTGGAACAAAGGGCAGTAATAGGAAATTTATtacaatgaaatgaaaagagaacggAATATTAACTTATATTGCAAGCAGTGCATACTTGAATCTCTGTTGCTTAAAGTGAACATGCCGCACCTCCGTGTCACCTTTTCCCATAATTAGAAGCATTCCTTCGACGTCGCACAACTCTTCATTGCTGTTCACCTTGATTTTTCCAATGCCTTGGTAACCTTCATTCACGGATATTACAACGGGAAATGTGGTAGGTTGATGCTGAATAAGAAATACGTAAAAATGGTCGATAAACCAGCAAGTTTTAGAACGTTAAAAATCCTTACGAATTTGTGGAAGTGTGGGTAGTGAATCGTAGGAAGTATAGGGATACGACTACTGTCTGCTAAGACCAACTTTCGCagttgttttttctggaagaaattgatCGACAAAAGGTTTCGTTTGCTGTTGGGATCTCTCTCTCTTTAGTAATTCAATTGAGGGCACACAAATTTACGTGTGCGAATTTCTTTTCCGACGTATAGGATTTCATTAGGTGATGGTAAAGCCCATTATCATTAGGTGACCCTTGAAGCTCTTGAATTAGTgttatgtattatatatttcgAACTcaggtaaaagaaaaatgaatgcaaACTTGTCGAAAATCTCAAGACTCGATGGAACAGAACTACAACTCttccaaaaaacaaattagaaCTTAAAATTTCAACGATCTGAAAGGCACTGCTGAAAGCCACTATTATTAGTATTGGAGATTACGTCCAAAAGTGAGCTGAAAGGTAACACTAGCATTAAAAGCAATAATCAGTAAAATGATTGATCCTAACCAAGTTGTTTTTGTCCATAAACGCTATCATCGAAGTATGACTGTTAACAAAAAGGATCCCCGCGGCGATCATTGCTCGTAGTATTGTCTTGGATTGTGGGCTTCTCGTAGCAGAAGGTCCTACGAAAGCTGCCTGAGGGCAGAAGGTTctggaatgaaattgaaaactcGAAAGGAACGAAGATAAGTAGAATAAGCAAAAGGAACGAAGTAAAAATAGAACGGGCGCTCGCCTCGGATCCCGTCCATTTTGACAAATTTCTATCGTTAGGCTATGCTCTGTGCAAAGTACGTCGAGCTCAGGGAAGTCAGCCTGGAAAATGACCTCAATATGAAATCTTCACTTTTCAAATGATCGTTTCACCTGCTCGACTCTTATGGGGAATTCGGCTGGATTCCGGAAATACTTGCTCCTGAACGGAAATCCTTTTTGTGCATGTCAGGAAAATCTGCTCTACCGGAAAATCATACCAGTCTACAGCATGGCTGTCGATGACGAGCAACACCTTCGCATCTGGCGGCATTACCGGCGGGGCTCTACTGCGGTCATACTGTAAAGAGCGTTCGAGGGCAGCAGCCAGCGATTCTGATGACCTGGCTGGGGACGTTGGGGCACTGAAGTAGAAGAATACAGTGAGAAAGGTAGAAACGGAAGCAGCAGATTAGAAAGGTGTTGAAAGGGCGGCGATATTCCAAATTCACTGCTTGGGTAGGGGTTTGAGAGGCTAAATTTTGTCTTCAAAAGTTAATGTCGTGTATAAGTAAGTGCATAGTCTTTGCAGCACGTTTAATTCAGAtcaggtaaaaaaaagcgaaatcagAGTTGGTCTAACGACGAGGTCCTGGGTTCAAGCTGTGTCAAAAGGCACTTATGAAGTAATGTACTGATTGTTAATCAGTTGTATATTATGAAATAATTGATTGAAACTATCAATGAGCtgtataagaaaaatttgttaaaacCAGCTGTTGTGATTAAAATTGTCCTTTTTACAGCTTTTGGCGTAGAACTGTTAAAAGTCAGAGACTAGCAAGCCATTAGCAACGCAGGTGACAGAACCGGTGAGAGTAACGAGGGCTCTACAGTCTTTTTATTATAAcgtttaagaaaagaaaaaaattggaacttaTAAATTAGATAGTTACTATTGTTATCATAGTGAAATAGCAATACAAGTAGTGGTAAATGCATAAATTAATCAATACTAAGTAGTGGTTAAAATCAAGTATGTATGAATTAAAAGTGGTTTTCAGATGCTTTGCTCTTTCTTTTATGCCAATCAATGACCATTTTTTACACGCTCAAACACTCCGTCAACGTGGACGTGTGTTTGTGAAGTTGTTTGTTTGAGAACATGGCGCAGTTAGTAACAGAAAATGGGTAGTGATTATCTCGTTGTTGCCGCATACAGTTTGCCTATCATCAGtatgtgcacgtgccgcagtCGCAGCTTAGTGTAGGGTTGATTAAAGCACTCAGAAATACCATGGAAATGATGGTGTTGCCATCTATCCACGAACAGGTAGGGAGAGCGCCGGTGAGTGTGAGTGCGCTCTAGCTCTCTTCCCGCTACTACCCAGAAAAACGACGTAGGCAGCGGCTTTGACTGCACTGGATCGCCCTACGAAGCAACCAACGACCTGCAAAGTCGGCGACAGCAGGGACACGCACCGCGTCTGCGAGAAATTGCCAGTCTGCGTCAGTGGACAGTCAGTGGGTTGctcggggaacggtaaagagggtcccggcggattcttcgcgaatgcctccgagacataacgtgcccagtggatatgccggcggatacgcgagcatacctcgaagaggtcacgctccagtagttcatgaagacgcagacaaccgtcttagatgtttttctagccacagagacgcagaaaacggtggagttacaagaaaatatgcaaagaagagtggtatgagctgtcgaaatcgaaaccaaataagtgaaagaataatagtgctagatagaagtacatgggattttgaatggtgttctaataaagaaaggaagtgagtttgtcttcatatcaccttcagaaagtctagaaatcttacgaaatttgaactctttttcttcctgtaagttccaagaagtcagagatacagaaggttcctctgcccagaaataaattaagctacaaaaaagcttgcgagttacaggataacgaaagaaaaacgaaaatttttatgcgcgtaatttgaagctactaTTAggtacatccttatctcatttttttacgtgaggatttctcttgcttctggtacgattactaaattgagatcacttcacgtcacaaaattgcagtgaatgtgtatgattctccaaaacaatttagtggatagtgaattatatcctagccggtgatgcagcgtatgattagcggtaggtaagcagagtcacctatttaggtgctaacgaaagtgaatctctttaggacacgcaccatcgctaaatactctgacgaggcatgaccggagcatgctcgaaattccgccgggaccctctttacacgcacccgggTTGCTCACGTCGCCTCTTCCGCTCGCTTTCGGCCGTGAGTCGTTCTAATATAagttttctatttaatttgagcaaaatgagaaaaatgttaaAGATGGGGTATGCACTGAATAGACAACCAAAAATGATACTTAATCCATTGAACTCTAATACACCGGAGCTCCTTCATGGATTTGAAAGGTTAATTTTCGTGGAGCACAATGTTAATGCAATAATCTGAAAGTTTTGTTCTTAGATCGCAAGCAACTTTGTCGCTATGATTGTGAAAGCGAAAGCAGTGGCAATAATTCAAAGATTCTTTGGGAAAAATAACTGAAAGGCCTTCAAAACATTAGTACAATAGTTTTTGAGTGTACGCTGTAGGTTATAGGTTTTGTGGAAGTCAATACAACGTCAAACGTTCAAAATATGCTACTGCGTCTGTTCTGGTGACCGCTTCACATACAACGTTTCAAGGAGGAACGTATAGTCTATGTCAGACATGCTTTCCCAATCAGAGAAAACAGAATTTCCTCCGAGGCTCGTCAGCGGCCAATTTTTTCATGCCCGAACGGAAAGATGATGTCACGCGGATAGCCCATATATCTCTGGATTGAGGTAGGCCCTTTTTGGAAAATAGAGAAAGTCAGGTTTTAAGACATCTCACGATTATTGACTTATTCAATGGAGAGTAGATAagcgataaaggataaagtgcactgCGTTGATCAATCTTAATGGAGAccaataaaatgacttgcggcggctagccgatgtgccaagtcggTGTTTGCATTCCCTCAGGCAAGTATAGCAGCAATTCAGAGACTCCGGAGGGTTGGTCTGCGTTacggtggattcgaacctccgatcgattgtagccacagcagaacctcttactgactgtgCTACACCGCCTCGGAGAATAGATAGGTAGTCAAAATTGGCACAAAAATCAATTCTAAACTAGCGAAATCTCGATCATTCAAGGTCGAATGTCTCTAGGAATAAAACCAAACCGGAGAA
Coding sequences within it:
- a CDS encoding hypothetical protein (NECATOR_CHRIV.G14614.T3), with translation MNFFKRKFSFHEEDGETSLEDPSNAAPANAFSFQSIASRVSSTISAPTSPARSSESLAAALERSLQYDRSRAPPVMPPDAKVLLVIDSHAVDWSKYFRNPAEFPIRVEQADFPELDVLCTEHSLTIEICQNGRDPRTFCPQAAFVGPSATRSPQSKTILRAMIAAGILFVNSHTSMIAFMDKNNLKKQLRKLVLADSSRIPILPTIHYPHFHKFHQPTTFPVVISVNEGYQGIGKIKVNSNEELCDVEGMLLIMGKGDTEVEVEPYVELKYDLHVQKIGNDIKTFLRRGISKNWKSNVGSSVLEQIHTTDRHKQYLHAICEHVGRMSICSIDILVSKEGREYVHDINDVIALFGESQEDDRRNAAALLRALLAPPPRLPSRPSMEHVARHREARIPSQNMQHAPNIEKKPVEVIERKELKEQPSVTSQTSFADDTMGQLKRTFAGIFGDVG
- a CDS encoding hypothetical protein (NECATOR_CHRIV.G14614.T1) — translated: MIAAGILFVNSHTSMIAFMDKNNLKKQLRKLVLADSSRIPILPTIHYPHFHKFHQPTTFPVVISVNEGYQGIGKIKVNSNEELCDVEGMLLIMGKGDTEVEVEPYVELKYDLHVQKIGNDIKTFLRRGISKNWKSNVGSSVLEQIHTTDRHKQYLHAICEHVGRMSICSIDILVSKEGREYVHDINDVIALFGESQEDDRRNAAALLRALLAPPPRLPSRPSMEHVARHREARIPSQNMQHAPNIEKKPVEVIERKELKEQPSVTSQTSFADDTMGQLKRTFAGIFGDVG
- a CDS encoding hypothetical protein (NECATOR_CHRIV.G14613.T1) encodes the protein MFLKKHLGFRSPPCSFPVANETVKKAKYVKARILCKIVAGWAIILTRRCGNFALHMLPKQLALTVILFYRPNALIQSCLNDLKLGAVAQEVTLETAR
- a CDS encoding hypothetical protein (NECATOR_CHRIV.G14614.T2), translated to MNFFKRKFSFHEEDGETSLEDPSNAAPANAFSFQSIASRVSSTISAPTSPARSSESLAAALERSLQYDRSRAPPVMPPDAKVLLVIDSHAVDWSKYFRNPAEFPIRVEQVKRSFEK